The window AACCTTTGTTTTCTTATTGTCTCTCTGCCTCTTGCTGCAAACATCTCTCTCGATCGAGAATTTTCACCAAGCGTAAGTCTGATCTCCTCTTGTTTCTCGTGCTCATCAGATTCGTATATGAGAATTTGAGGatcaagttttagtttttgttcgATTCTGAACTATCCGACCGCATGCATTGTTCTTTGGTCGGAATGATGTAATCTTTGGATCTCATTCTTTAGATAGGTTTTGTTTCATTGCAATCTGAtggaaattaatgtttttttttagtttgtgtCTTGATAATGCATTAATTGTCTTTCCCTGTTTTGTCTAATTGCTAGTAGTTTCTGAAGTATTATTAGGTTCTGTTATAGTCACACTATTGCAAGAAAATCTGTGTAAGACTAGTAGCAATTCATTGTCATCAAACTGTAGCTTTTGATTTGgcagactctttttttttttttggaaatcaTGTTGATACCGATTGATTTCTTGTTGCTTATGCAGGTTTCCTATTGTTGAGCCTGATCCGAATCATACGAAGCTTCGTCTTAGTAGAGAAGGTTTGGAAGCTATCAGCAGAATTACTACTCCTATCGCTGCTGTTGCGGTATGTGAAGAGTCTTGTTTTGACTCAGAGACCAACAAGTTTgttcctttttctttcttttcttatccCTCACATTTTGCTTGTTATTTCCTTGAAACATTAGGTGATTGGCCCGTATCGTTCTGGAAAGTCTTTTCTACTCAATCAGCTTCTTTCCCTTTCCTGTTATGAAGGTGTGCTTCTTCGGCATTTTCCTACATTTATGTATAAGGACATGGTGTATATAACTTTTGATGCGGGACTATCATTtgcatatttatttaatttacaaatgttttcaaattcatCAGGTTTTGGTGTTGGACACATGCGTGATACCAAAACAAAAGGTATGTCACCACCACCAATGTCCCGAGGACAATATCATCCTTCAGTTTCAAATATATTCATTCTTCTTGCTATCGAAAGGTTTAAACTTTAACTGTTGTGAACAGGGATTTGGGTATGGGGAACGCCACTAGAGATAGAGATTGACGGAGTAAAAACTTCCATTATTTACCTCGACACTGAAGGATTCGAAAGTGTTGGCAAGTCTAATGTTTATGACGATCGGTACCCATACAGTTTACTTTTCTGAACATTTAGACATTTATTTGATGATGCTCTCTGGATATTTAATCAAATTGTTTTTTGCTGACTTCTTTTTCAGAATATTTGCTCTGGCAACGGTTATGAGTTCTGTGCTTATCTATAATCTGCCTGAAACTGTAAGTTGTCCTACCTCGGCCTTTGCTCGGATTGCTTATGGCTCTAGAAACATTATACTTATAACCCAAGAGTCTAAAACCTTGATATCTAATGATCTACATGCTAATCACCATGCCACTTGTAAAACTAAAGACCAAAGTGTCTGAAAGGCCTAGGTAGTTCATCTTAAAGAAGGATTTAGAGTATCCACAACTTATTGTGATCTTCCTGATGTCGCAATCATAGATAATCCACTGCTTTTGGTTATAAACTTTTGCCTTGGTTACAGAACCGAATGTATTAACCTAGCAATTTGTATTAGTTCCCCCCAATCAAATTTGTTTGAACTTAGTTTGTGACATATAATGATGTGTAAATGTAAGAGTAAGTAACTAGTGTTTGAAAGAACTTCATTTGCGTTTCGATTCTGATAAGAGTTTTTCATCAGATACGCGAAGCTGATATTTCTCGGCTCTCCTTTGCTGTTGAGTTAGCAGAAGAATTTTATGGAAGGTTTGCTCAATATCACTCTGCACTTCTCTTTTGTTAATAATATGCCTTTATGAATACTGACTAGCTTCTTATTTTCATTGGCTCATTCTACTCGATTGGCAGAGTAAAGGTACTTCCCTAACACTGCTTCTGTTATTTATTCTTGATCAATGGAAGTCTTCAAAACTTTGTTTATGATTATCTGCATATCCTGTAGGGACAAGATGTTGCTTTCGAGCCGTCAAAGCTCCTTTGGCTTATCCAGCGTGATTTTCTGCGTAAGTTCATGGTGCCTTTGACAACAACATTCATAACAGTgctttaattttatgtttatgttcGCGGATTGTCTTGTGATCCATTCAATGTTCCCGTTTTCTCTGAGTCATGATTAACACTATTCGAACTTCATACAGAAGGAAAATCTGTGAAGGAAATGGTAGATGAAGCTCTCCAACACGTCCCTAATGAAGATGGTCAGAGTtccttttccattttttttttaaattctctGGCAGCATCCCTTGTTAATTGATTGTTTTTGTGTATTATGTTTTCAGGTAACAAAAATATTGATCAGGTATGTTCTTCTTTATTTCTGCATCGTACCAGTAATCATCATTAGTATCTCAGAAGTACTTTTCTTGTTATCCACCTTTTTCAGGTTAACCGGATCCGGGACTCCCTGGCTATTATGGGTGACAACAGCACAGCCTTTAGCTTACCGCAGGTTAGGAATCTCCAACACTCTTTTCTTCGAGCTAATACGTAGAtagatatgtttattttatcaTAACTTTGCTCCttgttttttgttatttagCCCCACCTCATGAGGACAAAGCTGTGTGACCTGAAGGACGAGGACCTGGACTCTACCTATGTTGCCAGGCGTGATCAGTTGAAAAAGCTCGTTGCTAGTATTCTCCGCCCAAAGATAGTGCAGGGGAAAGCACTAAATGGAAAGGAATTTATTTCTTTCCTGGAACAGGTGAgtgatctatttttttttttgtcgttacTATTGATATGTTGCGATTCTGAACCTGTGATTGCTCTAATCTGCAGATATTGGATGCGCTAAATAAAGGAGAGATCCCATCAACAGGGTCACTAGTTGAGGTTTTCAATAAAGATATCGTTGAGAGATGTGTAAAGCAGTACCACGAGAGGATGGTGAAATTGCGGCTACCTATGTCTGAAGAACATCTCCAAAGTGCCCATGAAACGGCCCATGATGAAGCTTTAAAAGCATTTGATGCTCAACATTTTGGAAGACAGCATGCAAAGAAATCTGTGGATCAGTTGGATGAACAAATGAAGGAGGTACGAATCCGTATATGCTAATCTGAATTTCTATTAAGTGAATATTCAAAGACTAGCTAGCTTAGTGGATGATTGTGATGtggaaatattattatacaggTATTCAAGAATTTTGTTCTTGCAAATGAGTACCAATCGTCAAAGCTCTGCGAGGCGCTATATACAAAGTGTGAAGATGATATGGACCACTTACAATCTCTCCGGCTCCCTTCCATGGCTAAGTTCAATGCAGGTTTCGTGTACTGCAACCAAAGTTTTGAACACCAATGTGTTGGTCCTTCGAAACAAAACTATGAACAAAGGTTAACCAAGGTAATGTACACACGTCTCTCTACGTTGTGCTTGAAATATTGAGTTTAACACTTAACTGTTAATGCTGCTTGTGTGCAGATGATGGGAAAGGCACGGTCTTTGTTCATCAAAGAATACAATAACAGACTGTTCAACTGGCTGGTTGCCTTCTCACTTGTAATGGTGATTGTGGGACGGTTCATTATAAAGTTCATTTTATTAGAAATGGCGGCATGGATACTCTTCATATTCTTGGAGACATACACAAGGATGTTTTGGACAGCAGAGTCTCTTTATTACAACCCAGTGTGGCATTTCATTGTTGGGACATGGGAAACTGTCGTGTATAGTCCGGTGCTCGACTTGGACAGGTAAAAAACACAACAAGTCAAACTTCTGGCAGCTTCTCTGTTTTATCTAATATGTTTGTATATTTTTTGGTGAATAGATGGGCGATTCCTATAGTCTGCATAATTGCATTGTGTGTGCTTTATTGGCGGTGTTATGGGAAGAGGAAACATGGGTCTAGTTGGCTTCTTCCGATGTACAACAACCAGAAGAATGGTCGGAACAGGGAACGGTCAGAGTAAAACACAGTGCTTCTCCTCCTTTCCCCTTTATATAACTTATAGCATCGTCTTGGGCATGCTCGTTGTTTTTAATCGTCCGAAGCTTTCTGCCCGTTACTACCAATTTTTGGACGCGGAAACATTTCAAGTGAAGAAGAATCTAGAGGATGATTTAATTGATGCATGTATACATTGCACTCTGTACCATTTACATAGAATTACCTTTGTAacgtttttttaactttatatatatggTTCGATCTGTTTTATTGACTCTCTGAGTCATATGGTTAATGTAGCATAGCTATAAGCGGATTGATATGAAGATTCTAGCGAAGCAGTTGCATTTTCTGTTTGTATAGCCCTTTCCATCTCTGTGAACCAAACACATTTAgcttgaaaaatatgttttattatccAGCCTATCTTTTCTGTTTTGGGTTTTTGCCCTTTATGCAAAATCTTAGAACATGACTGAGACACCAAGAGCATGTGATAGAGATCTGAGTCTGATGCAGTCCTCAGTAACGCATCCCTTTTGACTTAACAGCTTCACCTCCAGCCACCTTCACCATCACCTTCATCTCCTTGTCACTCGCGCATTGGTTCCAAATTTCATAAAGAGAAGAAACACCACATGACCAAGAGATGCTACTGGATAGAGGACTTGATATAGACACTGGGAATCCTCAATCTACCAAAATCGTACATCACAGCCACTGGAATATTTCGCTTTGCAATTAGTATATCGACTTAATCCAGATTTATGCATTGtagaaagttttattttaatttattcataTAATATACAGAACCCGGCCATAGAAGCTAAACGATATATAACTTACATCATGAGTTGTATATTCTCCGAAATTATTCACGCAAAACTGCAAAAGATATATAACTTACATCATGACCAACCAAAAACCATGCactttaaagttttattttatccATATTATATAGACATAGTAACAGCCCGGTCCGTATCCAACTAGCCGGCGATAGGGACTTTGACGACGATACGATTTTTATCAACCCTAACCCTGACCCGGTCACACCTGAAGTCTGCAGTCACTGGAGTTCCATCCAAAATCACGATTGCATCGACTCTCGTGTTCTCTCTTTCTATCACCAAAGCCGCATAATCTCCATTTGTCCCCACAAGCTCCGGCCATGAGTTCTTCCCTGCATGCACTCAAAGCAACCACATAAGACCGGTTTGTAATTAACATTAGGTAAGTTAGAGAACAGTAAGCCCATCACTCAATTATGACGGTATGACATCTTAAAAATTTTCATAATGCCCTTATCTCCAAATAAAAATTTGTGcccttatttttatataaatgttttatgttctatacatacAACTAAAACTATTGCATAAATCGTGATGCCCTAAATGACTGATCCCTTTGCCTATGCTTCGGACGGAGAAATTTCATGGAACTTAAAGAGTCATGCATATATCATTTATACTAATTACTTATAGACTGCAAGGTTAATTATGTTGAACCGCAGCAGATCTAAATGCTTTGAAGCCATATCTACCATATGAAGAACACTATCTTAGAGTGTATTTATGTTACTTTAGTGATCAACATTGTATTagcttaaaatttaaataacaagAAAAATTACCACGACATTCATACgacatttttcttcttctgttatATGTGTACTGTTGTGATGTATTTGCTATGCTCTCGGATCAAGTTAAGGGATTTGGGTTCAATTTATAGAATGGATACGTCTATGTCGGTGGTAGTCGGTGAGGGCTTGCAAATTCAAAGTCAAATCACGATGGATAAGCTTTGATTAGTTTTACCATTTTGGTAAAACTAATTTGAAAGTCATTTATAACCGTTCAAGTTTTGAGTAATATAACCATTAATTAGTAGAATCGCTATCATATATCGGATGGACTTACCGGGAATTTTCTTACAATTTAGTTTCTTCCAAGTATATACATATCGTGAACAAGATAAAGTTTCAAAATAAGAGCGTGCCTTCAGCTCATATATTGGTATCTAGCGATAAAAACTTGTTACGGAAACATCAACAGGTCGGCACGTCACATCTTGACCATGAtaacatgcatatatataattatataaacaacTGCTGATGCAATGGATATTCAATTCTTATATTTCTCAAGATGTATTATGCGAAACGACACACAAGCATGCATATCACATGCGTTACATTACAACTGTCCATATAGAACTAATGTAACTATGTAAGCACATTTCTTATAACTTATTATAGACTATGTAAAACAGATCTAGATGCCTTGAACCAATGTATTAGCTTAAAGTTACAACAATGAATATGGCTTGAAGCTGAAgggaaataaaaatatgaaagaaaaaacaacTAAAAGCCGTAATAATGCAGACGATAACATTTAGAGACAACCCAATATAAGAACAACACTGAATGCCATTTTTCAACCGTTTTTGTTACTGACGATGATGTTGGCTATGCTTTGTTTTCTCATAATCTGAGTCCAATACATAATAGAATAtgagaaacataaaaaaaaaaaagagaaacattactTATTTGTGAGGTGTACCATGTTTTCCATGTGGAAGAGCACGTGCATGATCAAATAAAGGAACAGTTACTCAGCTTATTGAATATAATATTATcctgagaagaagagaaagacaagaaagtaaaaaatttatgatttgatttaaccgatatatatttttttttataaattctgaGTATCTCAGGGCGGTAGAAGAATTAAGATTAATTTCTAATGGACGTACAGTCTACGAATAGACTTTGGAGTATTCAAATGCAATAGACTTTGGAGTATTCAAATGTGCCCAAACAATAGATTTATATCACTGTAGCCATACAATGAAGTGTAATTAGGCTTGAAACGGATCGGGTACCCGAACAATTTTAAGATGTTCGGATCCTTATCCGATGGATCCATAATTTTACTATCTTTATTCGGATCCGGGATTCACGAATACTTAAGTGTCAAATATTCTTCTAAAAATCATAATATCTGGTAGATATCCAGATTCAGATTTGgatccttaaaataaataaaaaataatactaatatatataaaatattaacaataatgtaaaaataaaaatctatataatgtttttaattatttctatgtataatattataaaatttacataaaatttatatatactattataaaaatgaaaaattattaaataaaattagtttttatatatagatattaccatttttaaaataattattaataaaatttacggaTCCAGATATCCGGACTAAAAATTCAAGATATCCAGATCCGGATTCAGTTTTGACGGATCTAACAATTTACTATCCGGATCTGGATTTGGCCTCTCCGAATATCTGAATTTTCGGATCAGATCTCAGATCGAATCTGGATCTCGGATAAAAGTCTGAGGCCTAAGTGTAATAGAATGCTTTTAAATCCAATTTGTTCAATACATGGTTTAATCGACAGAATATTACCTCAGGAATTGAATATATGGATATTATTGAAATTTTCGATATCCGAATGTTGGGATCATGGATGTATGATGTATGTTGGCTTCGGATAATATTTCCACGTAAGACTTTTGACGGACAGTAACACTTCACAAGATTGCGTAGGACCCACACGCTGTCCCCTTTTAACTTTCTACAAAATAATGGCTAATAAAAAAGTGCCACGTGTACTGGGATTAGGACATCAAGAGGAGAGACGGAGAGGAACCACTCAACCACACATCCTCTTTCTCTATCCATAAAGTAAATCCAATAGAAAATAGCCACGTGTAACCTTTGATTTTATAAGCACGGAGGATTCGTGATAGAGACTGGtaacaaaaaaatctccaaGAGATTTTGTTAGGTGAGAGAGCGATGAAGTCTGGTTTCTCCGCCGATGATCCAACCGATTCCTTctggccaccaccaccaccgccgtCTCCGCCTCTATCCTCGGGAGACGGTATGACCAGAAGCCAGTCGGAGTGGGCCTTCCAGATACTTCTCGAAGAGATATCCTCCGTTCCCGCGGGGAGTTCCATCTCCTCATCTTCGGCGACGGACAACACGATCGGACGGTCGTATCCTCCCCAGGCTCGAACTGAAGAAGCTTCTTCTAACGTCGTCGAGATGCAGAAGCCGAGCCGTAACGGTGCTACGTCGTCGTTTGTTGAGGAGTTGGATCCTAACCACTACCAAGCGGTTCTCAAGAGCAAGCTTGAACTCGCTTGCGCTGCTGTTGCGCTTCGTGTTCGTCCTTAATCTCTCTCTTTCGTTTTTTTTGTACAGAGAAAAGATCTGTTGATACGGTTTTGGTTGTTTGGTTTTGTGCAGGTGTCTACTGTGGTGCCGGAAGATTCGAGTGCATCGTCTGGTAATCTAAATCAGGTTTCTCCTGTTGGATCTCAAACTCAAGGTTCGTTCCCTTGTTGGCTTCCTCTGTTTATTTGATTAGGCGATAGTGACTCACTGATATAACCATTTAATGTCCATGTTGCACTTTACTTGTAGTCTTCagtactgttttttttttaaccacgCGTTTGTGGTCGGTGTTCAATATGTTCCTTGGATCCTCGAGTTCGAATCCGCACCACACCAGATTTGCAGTGGCTGCCAGGGTTTACAGATTCTCTCTCCTAGGGAATGATTtaccatttttcttttttccagtactgtttttttgtttttgtttttgtttttttttttttttcatttttacatcTTGTTTCATTGTGCTATGTTATATGAGTTTGTAGATTCTGCACCCCCAACACTATACTCAGTCTTCTGCTAGAtccttgtttttgtttttattttttttttccttttagcATGAAAAATGGATCCTTTTATAACTTTTATAGGTTCTGCTGTGGCACAAATGTCGCCTGCTGTTTCATCTGTGAGTGATGCTCCCTCATTTGACACACAGAGACAACGAGATATTCAGTCCAGGCTAGCTGCTAGTGATTCAGATGATTCTGATGACGAAGATCCTGATGGAGAGACTGTAACAACAGTGAATGCTGATCCTACCAATGTGAAGCGTGCTAGGAGGTACATGTCTTGAATTTCATTTGCTAATATTCACATGAGGCTTGCTATCTATTACACGAAAATAAAATCTTCTATCTTTTGTTTAGTTGTTAGTGCTGTCCTGACttcagttttgctaaatattcACAGGATGCTTTCAAACCGAGAGTCTGCAAGGCGCTCTAGAAGAAGAAAGCAAGAGCAAATGAGTGGACTTGATTCACAGGTGTGTCCTGACATTGCAATAGTTGCTCATGCATGAAAGAAGTAAACCAAGGATTTACACAAACGTTTTACCTTTTTTATAGGTTGGCCAATTACGTGGTGAGCATGCAACTATGCTTAAGCGTCTTAGTGAGGTCACTCAGAAGTTTAGCACCGCTGTTGTCGATAACAGAATCTTAAAAGCTGATATCGAGACATTGAGAACAAAGGTACATACATTTTGCTCTTTTTATCTTCTGCAAGCCTTTCAAGTTTTATGATCCTCAGTGCTTTCTTAAGAGAGATTATTTGCTCTGATAACACTTTAACTTGTGTAGGTGAAGATGGCAGAGGACACTGTGAAAAGAGTGACAGGGATGAACCCTAGGCTTTTGGCAAAACCATACAGCATACCATTCGATAGGACACTGATGGGTTCTTCACagccaaacttgaatcaaaccGACATGATTCCAAATCAAATATCAGAGAACGACAGTTTTGCAAGCAACTCGGTTGTTTCTTTGGAAGCCAGTTGCAATGCTTTTGAAGCCACAAGCTGGATTTGTGATAAGGTAGTAGTtacaactgttttttttttttggtaacagtTTACTATGTTCAAGATTGTTTGATGCTCATTGGTTTTGTAATTTGACGACTTACAGGATGCACCTTGAAGAAATGTGGTGGAGCCTAAAGGTGTGTACTTAAATGATCGCTGGACAATTTAATTATTGGAGACAACATCTTATGGAACAAGAAAAACTTTTTTAAGTGTATCAAATGTTGTgtagcctttttttttttaatttagttatgaCTTATTGGCATGACAAGCCTGATTTATGTTACTTTGTCTAGACTTTACTGCTTTCACCGTCAGACGCCTTCACACCACTCTCTTGTTAGGGGGTGTGACTCAAAAGGACTTCAAACATATCTCGGTTATTCGGTCTTGGCCCATCGGTTGGACCCGACCCGATAATCCAAAACGAGCTCTTAAGTCTGGGAATGAAGATATTACTTATGAGATGAGCTTGTGTTCTGAGGAAATGATCTTATAGTAAATGAGCAGTGGAAACACATTATGGATCAGTGAATATACGGTACAATGATCCATTCAGTGTTAGCTGTCTAGCAAGTTAAGACCAATCTCACAAAAATATGACCTTACAAATAAAATCTCCTAAAGAATGGGTTAGATTACATCTGGCTTTTGACACAGTTTAACACACTCATAACTATGATAGTATTTGACTCTTTCCATGATACATTCGTAAACAAAGTTTCCAAATatacaaaagataaaatcatagatgttaaactataatatttttaaatgcaACACAAGGAAACATATTATCTTGTAAAACTCAAaagttatataatattttgaaatataaatttaattaaaaaaatcaaaaacataatatcatagcatccaaaaatatcttatatcaattaaatttactaatataatatatagaagCTCAGGGCCGTCTAACAGCACGTGCAAGTGGAGCAGTCGAACAGGGCCcgagtaaaaaataaaagaaaaattaagaatttttgtaaataaatatataagttatgatataaaactttaaacttttagatatatactaaatttagagtttataatttcaaaaaatgtcaaatatatataaataaagctatacttttttttaaaactactcTATCACAtcgttaaatatataattaatattttttttgaacagggTCCATAAATAATTCGAGACGGCCCTGTAGaagctattatatatataatttactaaaacaataaaactatattatttaaacaaaacaatatatttacttataaaatctcaagaaatactaaaataatagatgttaaatatatttttttaaacatagaaatataaattatcctAAACATATATCATTTCTATAGAATaactaaacaaaattttaaaatatattgtgtgcaaactataaaaattaagaagattctctatttgattattttaaattataaatttaatgtaacgaaaaataataactattaataaaaatgtaaaatgtacaaaataaattaatgtatactaataatttcaaataataaatataatcaatAAATTATAGAGTTACATGATGTATAatactaaaatgtaaattatatatttaaaatgtttatgatAATGTTAAAgttaaacatttattaaatggaaaaaaaaatagatcaaaCTCTAGTGCTATATTAAAAAAGAATCCCACGTGATGGAAATAGTCCCTTTTTATTGGCATAAACTAAACTCAAGTGAATGTCTTGAATTAATATTAACAGTTTACATCATTCAATCATGTAAACAACATTGTCTTAACAGCATCCGCCCAAATCTCTAGCGACTTCTCTAAAGCTCTAACAAACTATTTCCCAATATCAAGTAAATGGCGAATACGGCTACGAGCCCCGGCGGAGATGGCGGAGAAAGCGGCGGTTCGGTTAGGGAGCAGGACAGATACCTACCAATAGCGAATATAAGCAGGATCATGAAGAAGGCGTTGCCTCCCAACGGAAAGATCGGGAAAGATGCTAAAGATACTGTCCAAGAATGCGTCTCTGAGTTCATCAGCTTCATCACCAGCGAGTATGTTTTTTTGCTGCTTctctttagtttttgtttatttcttttttggAATTTAGATTCTCATTTTAGCTTAGAAAGTCTTTAACTTTATATCTGAATTTCGAATTTATTCTTGCTTTCAACCATCTTAGGCACATGTGGAAGTAGTAGCGCTTCTTGATCTTGTTCCAAGATGAATCTGTTTGTTTTGTGTTGTTTCTCCTTTTTTGTTGTTTCTAAGACATAAAGTATGGTTTTGATCAGGACATGAGAATATGAGATACACATCGTTTTCCATGGAGTTAAATAATCTGTGACGCTATGACTATCATGTATTCGTTCTAGTTCTAGATAAGCTTTGGTCTGTAGCTGCTTTCTACCATCAGAAGTTTTAAGCTTCAAAAACTCCGCTTCAGACTCTGTTGCTTGTTTTAATATTGATTTAATTGGACTGTAATGAGAAATTGATTgttgtctgtttttttttaatctcaaatggcggctttgaattttttttctgctTAATCAGGGCAAGTGATAAGTGCCagaaagagaaaaggaaaacaGTGAACGGTGAGGATTTGTTGTGGGCAATGTCAACATTAGGATTTGAGGATTACTTGGAACCTTTAAAGGTATACCTTACGAGGTACAGAGAGGTAAGTTACATTTCACTTCTGCTTTTAAGCTCTTGCTACGTGAGACTGATTCTGTATTTTCATTTACCTGTGTATGTATTAAACAATCCTGCTGTTGTAGTTGGAGGTAATAAAATCCCATACgccatcatttttattttacccCTCCAAGAGTTTCTATGTAAGAAATTGCTCATTGGTGGCTTACATTTATGACAGGGGGATAATAAGGGCTCAGGAAAGAGCGGGGACAGTAACAATAGAGATGCAGCTGGGGGTGTTTCCGGGGAAGAGTTGCCGGTAGTATAGAGAAAACCTTTCTGTATGTTTCTTAATTTGTATTAGTGTTATTAGCTCTGACTTGGTCATTTTGATTACACAGAGCTGGTGAGGCGAGATGTTGCAAGTGAACTCTCTAGAGATAAAGAACAACATCAAAATGATCAAGTAATTCCTCTGTCTATCTACCACACCCGGCTTGTGTATACCGAATGAAGAGCATAGTAATCTGTATGCATCTAGGTTCTATATCCAACCGCTTTACAATAAAACACTATAAACTTACATTTGTATAACCATAAGTCTTAAAGTAACTTTAGACTAACTTACCAAGGTAAAATCTGCTGATCATGTTGATTTTTGATTGttattattgttttataaaGTATAGTTGTAGCTGGAATCTTATCCCACAATACCTCAGCTTAATCTTGTCACCTCTCCTTTAGAACAGTTTTGTCTAACGTGTAGTTCTCTAAAATGTTTGCAGGGGATATTAGAGACCAGTGTGTTGTCTTTAGATTTGAGCTGGTCGACTACTTCTATTTAGAGATTCTATTTCGCGTTTATTGTCAGTTTCGGTTATGTGATCATTTGAGAACTTTGGTTATCTGTTTCCGGTTTAGTTGGTTGTAGTTGAAGATATGAGAAGTatttgaaagaagaaaaagtttCTCCACTATCATCTATCATCTCTTAACTTCGTTTTATGGATTTCAAAAACTGAATGGTAACGCCGTAACGTACAAGATCTCATGACCGACTGTTACaactattatgttttttt of the Brassica rapa cultivar Chiifu-401-42 chromosome A03, CAAS_Brap_v3.01, whole genome shotgun sequence genome contains:
- the LOC103857822 gene encoding guanylate-binding protein 4 — its product is MEISHRTFVFLLSLCLLLQTSLSIENFHQAFPIVEPDPNHTKLRLSREGLEAISRITTPIAAVAVIGPYRSGKSFLLNQLLSLSCYEGFGVGHMRDTKTKGIWVWGTPLEIEIDGVKTSIIYLDTEGFESVGKSNVYDDRIFALATVMSSVLIYNLPETIREADISRLSFAVELAEEFYGRVKGQDVAFEPSKLLWLIQRDFLQGKSVKEMVDEALQHVPNEDGNKNIDQVNRIRDSLAIMGDNSTAFSLPQPHLMRTKLCDLKDEDLDSTYVARRDQLKKLVASILRPKIVQGKALNGKEFISFLEQILDALNKGEIPSTGSLVEVFNKDIVERCVKQYHERMVKLRLPMSEEHLQSAHETAHDEALKAFDAQHFGRQHAKKSVDQLDEQMKEVFKNFVLANEYQSSKLCEALYTKCEDDMDHLQSLRLPSMAKFNAGFVYCNQSFEHQCVGPSKQNYEQRLTKMMGKARSLFIKEYNNRLFNWLVAFSLVMVIVGRFIIKFILLEMAAWILFIFLETYTRMFWTAESLYYNPVWHFIVGTWETVVYSPVLDLDRWAIPIVCIIALCVLYWRCYGKRKHGSSWLLPMYNNQKNGRNRERSE
- the LOC103857824 gene encoding basic leucine zipper 25, translating into MKSGFSADDPTDSFWPPPPPPSPPLSSGDGMTRSQSEWAFQILLEEISSVPAGSSISSSSATDNTIGRSYPPQARTEEASSNVVEMQKPSRNGATSSFVEELDPNHYQAVLKSKLELACAAVALRVSTVVPEDSSASSGNLNQVSPVGSQTQGSAVAQMSPAVSSVSDAPSFDTQRQRDIQSRLAASDSDDSDDEDPDGETVTTVNADPTNVKRARRMLSNRESARRSRRRKQEQMSGLDSQVGQLRGEHATMLKRLSEVTQKFSTAVVDNRILKADIETLRTKVKMAEDTVKRVTGMNPRLLAKPYSIPFDRTLMGSSQPNLNQTDMIPNQISENDSFASNSVVSLEASCNAFEATSWICDKDAP
- the LOC103857825 gene encoding nuclear transcription factor Y subunit B-1 isoform X2, which codes for MANTATSPGGDGGESGGSVREQDRYLPIANISRIMKKALPPNGKIGKDAKDTVQECVSEFISFITSEASDKCQKEKRKTVNGEDLLWAMSTLGFEDYLEPLKVYLTRYRELEGDNKGSGKSGDSNNRDAAGGVSGEELPVV
- the LOC103857825 gene encoding nuclear transcription factor Y subunit B-1 isoform X1 yields the protein MANTATSPGGDGGESGGSVREQDRYLPIANISRIMKKALPPNGKIGKDAKDTVQECVSEFISFITSEASDKCQKEKRKTVNGEDLLWAMSTLGFEDYLEPLKVYLTRYRELEGDNKGSGKSGDSNNRDAAGGVSGEELPSW
- the LOC103857825 gene encoding nuclear transcription factor Y subunit B-1 isoform X3; the protein is MANTATSPGGDGGESGGSVREQDRYLPIANISRIMKKALPPNGKIGKDAKDTVQECVSEFISFITSEASDKCQKEKRKTVNGEDLLWAMSTLGFEDYLEPLKVYLTRYREGDNKGSGKSGDSNNRDAAGGVSGEELPSW